From Oscillatoria sp. FACHB-1407, a single genomic window includes:
- a CDS encoding helix-turn-helix domain-containing protein, translating into DTIRAVHSGQTRIPSEVAAKLAARLSSPNLTYRELEVLHLIVAGQSNKEIGASLQISEGTVRAHVNNILSKLGVSDRTQAATLALRKGLVRLE; encoded by the coding sequence GACACAATTCGCGCCGTTCATAGCGGACAAACTCGCATCCCCTCAGAAGTCGCTGCAAAATTAGCGGCTCGGCTCAGCAGCCCCAATCTCACTTACCGTGAGTTGGAAGTATTGCATCTGATCGTGGCAGGGCAAAGTAATAAAGAGATTGGTGCAAGTTTGCAAATTAGTGAAGGAACGGTACGTGCCCACGTGAATAACATATTAAGCAAGCTGGGTGTGAGCGATCGCACCCAAGCCGCAACATTAGCATTGAGAAAAGGCTTAGTGCGGCTGGAGTAA